From the genome of Turicibacter faecis, one region includes:
- a CDS encoding PspC domain-containing protein, with product MKRLYKTRKGNMVDGVCGGIANYLEVDPTIIRLLWVAFCFFYGGGFLAYLICMIIIPREPLDEENKGE from the coding sequence ATGAAGCGACTTTATAAAACGCGTAAAGGAAATATGGTTGATGGGGTGTGCGGAGGAATCGCAAACTATTTAGAGGTAGACCCGACGATTATACGTCTGCTTTGGGTGGCGTTTTGTTTCTTTTATGGCGGAGGATTTTTGGCCTACCTTATTTGCATGATTATTATTCCAAGGGAACCGCTCGATGAGGAGAATAAGGGGGAATGA
- a CDS encoding flavodoxin family protein: MKVTMIHGQNHKGSTYHLAHLLADHLEAEVTEFFLPKDFNATCIGCGQCFLTSEEKCPHAPKLKPITEALDAADVIILASPVYVYHVTGAMKSFLDHYAYRWMIHRPEEKMFSKQLVCLSTAAGAGMKRTNQDLADSAYFWGIAKTYRYGAAVRATSWKDVDEKMKARLERDMKKLAQTIRRRDKKVQPGLKTKAFFYLVCKIHRQGWPEADCSYWHEKGWDMKKRPWKKQ; encoded by the coding sequence ATGAAAGTGACGATGATTCATGGACAAAATCATAAAGGATCGACGTATCATCTCGCACACCTATTAGCCGATCACTTAGAGGCCGAGGTGACGGAATTCTTTTTACCGAAAGATTTCAATGCGACGTGCATCGGATGTGGGCAGTGCTTTTTAACGTCCGAGGAAAAATGTCCACATGCACCAAAACTTAAACCAATCACCGAGGCGCTCGATGCCGCCGATGTCATCATCTTAGCAAGTCCTGTTTACGTCTACCATGTGACGGGGGCGATGAAATCATTTCTAGATCATTATGCGTATCGCTGGATGATTCATCGGCCAGAAGAAAAAATGTTTTCAAAACAACTCGTCTGCCTTTCAACAGCGGCAGGAGCTGGAATGAAGCGCACGAATCAAGATTTGGCAGACAGTGCTTATTTTTGGGGAATCGCGAAGACTTATCGTTATGGGGCGGCCGTACGGGCGACTTCGTGGAAAGACGTCGATGAAAAAATGAAAGCACGCCTTGAACGAGATATGAAAAAACTTGCTCAAACCATTAGACGGCGTGATAAAAAAGTTCAACCGGGATTAAAAACAAAAGCCTTTTTTTATTTAGTCTGCAAGATTCATCGTCAGGGCTGGCCGGAGGCCGATTGTTCTTATTGGCATGAAAAAGGGTGGGATATGAAAAAACGACCTTGGAAAAAGCAATAA
- a CDS encoding SIMPL domain-containing protein, protein MKPKTLTVRGVATVSLPPDWIDLQLRLTTRAATYEQTLAEMEHQIQGVATCLESIGFLKTEIKTQRLDVSLDREQVKNEAGDYEFVIIGYVAQCVQHLSFDLDLERLSQVVLALKHCSAHPEFDVTYRLKDRKRLHSLLLEAAMEQAIESARVLATAGNVSLQSIHSIDYQGNAWLGGEHGRLLAVQDVTEKMELYPEEIEASDEVTVVFEIGD, encoded by the coding sequence ATGAAGCCAAAAACATTGACGGTCAGGGGCGTGGCGACGGTTTCACTTCCACCGGATTGGATTGACCTTCAACTTCGCCTAACCACACGGGCCGCAACTTATGAACAAACGTTAGCGGAGATGGAGCATCAAATTCAGGGGGTGGCGACCTGTTTAGAAAGCATTGGATTTCTAAAGACGGAAATTAAAACGCAACGATTAGATGTCTCGCTTGATCGCGAACAGGTGAAAAATGAAGCGGGAGATTATGAGTTTGTCATCATCGGTTACGTCGCACAGTGCGTTCAACATCTTTCCTTTGATTTAGACCTTGAGCGACTGAGTCAAGTGGTGTTAGCACTTAAACACTGTTCGGCGCATCCAGAGTTTGACGTAACGTACCGCCTCAAGGATCGGAAGCGTCTTCATTCATTACTTCTAGAGGCGGCGATGGAGCAAGCGATCGAATCCGCTCGCGTCCTCGCGACAGCAGGAAACGTTTCACTGCAATCTATTCATTCGATTGATTATCAGGGAAATGCCTGGTTAGGTGGGGAGCACGGCCGGCTTTTAGCCGTCCAAGATGTCACTGAAAAGATGGAGCTTTATCCTGAGGAGATCGAAGCGAGTGATGAGGTGACGGTTGTCTTTGAAATCGGAGATTAG
- a CDS encoding alpha/beta fold hydrolase has translation MNLLLHDQEAGSGEPLLLLHGNGEDGTYFKHQLAYFSSSYHVFAIDTRGHGQSSRGSCPFTMDQFVEDLKHWMAHRKIKSAIILGFSDGANVAMKFAFRYPTHVRALILNGGNYDATGVKRSVQFPIEVGYRLCCFFSRYSSEAQRNMEMLGLMVNEPRLTPRQLATIEVPVLVIAGTRDMIKRSHTEALARAIPRSTLVFIRGNHFIARKKPEAFNRAVDDFLRHLQEKEG, from the coding sequence ATGAACCTTTTATTACATGATCAAGAGGCCGGTTCAGGTGAACCTTTGTTGTTACTTCATGGAAACGGGGAGGATGGGACTTATTTTAAGCATCAACTTGCCTATTTTTCTTCTTCGTATCACGTCTTTGCGATTGATACCCGGGGGCACGGTCAGTCCTCACGGGGAAGTTGTCCGTTTACGATGGATCAATTTGTTGAGGATCTAAAGCATTGGATGGCGCATCGGAAAATCAAGTCGGCGATTATTTTAGGCTTTTCTGATGGTGCCAATGTGGCGATGAAATTTGCATTTCGGTACCCCACTCATGTCCGAGCGTTAATTTTAAATGGAGGGAATTACGATGCGACCGGGGTCAAACGTAGTGTGCAATTTCCGATTGAAGTTGGCTATCGTCTCTGTTGCTTTTTTTCACGCTATTCATCGGAGGCCCAACGAAACATGGAAATGCTTGGTCTGATGGTGAACGAGCCTCGTTTAACACCTAGGCAACTGGCAACGATTGAGGTTCCAGTTTTAGTGATTGCTGGTACGCGGGATATGATTAAACGGTCACATACAGAGGCATTAGCTCGGGCCATTCCACGCTCAACCCTCGTGTTCATTCGTGGGAATCATTTTATTGCGAGGAAGAAGCCTGAGGCATTTAATCGGGCAGTGGATGACTTTTTAAGACATCTTCAGGAAAAGGAGGGATGA
- a CDS encoding class I SAM-dependent methyltransferase: protein MNKTLDYYNQQASLYNEMTFSIEFDQKRAFFLKYLQPGAHILDLGCGSGRDSRAFLAQGYRVTAIDGSIELCKIASEQLGHPVRCQRFEELDDEAIYDGVWACASLLHLPTPVLKDTIYRVERALKPGGYFYASFKYGTYEGERDGRYFNDFTEEKWRDVLHDFPSLTLQELEVTIDVIPGREEIRWLNVIMKKASKLGGR from the coding sequence ATGAACAAAACGTTAGATTATTATAACCAACAAGCGTCGCTTTATAATGAAATGACGTTTTCGATAGAATTTGACCAAAAACGCGCCTTTTTCTTAAAGTATCTTCAACCGGGCGCTCATATTTTAGATTTGGGATGTGGATCTGGTCGGGATAGTCGAGCCTTTTTAGCCCAAGGGTATCGCGTGACTGCCATAGACGGTTCTATTGAACTGTGTAAAATAGCGAGTGAACAATTAGGACACCCTGTTCGTTGTCAACGATTTGAAGAGCTAGACGATGAAGCTATTTATGATGGAGTATGGGCGTGTGCCTCATTACTTCATTTACCGACCCCTGTTTTAAAGGATACGATTTATCGGGTAGAACGTGCCTTAAAACCGGGTGGATATTTTTATGCTTCATTTAAATATGGAACTTATGAAGGGGAGCGGGATGGACGCTACTTTAATGATTTTACTGAAGAAAAATGGAGGGATGTTTTACATGACTTCCCATCTTTAACCCTTCAAGAACTCGAGGTTACAATCGATGTCATTCCTGGACGTGAAGAGATTCGGTGGCTAAATGTCATTATGAAAAAGGCGAGTAAATTAGGAGGGAGATAA
- a CDS encoding M42 family peptidase: protein MNREFLYEMIQTPSPSGAEYELQKKVIRYMKPHVDTFLSDATGNVISVLNPSSPCKVLLAGHVDEIGLMVTKITESGKLRVVNVGGIRVPLYLGQKVRVLTESGVVHGVVGVTPSLLDDRYLQADDLFVDIGATTKEEACQFVKPGSYLVADTDYRELLNDCICGRALDNRLGAFIVIEALRRAKELGTTVGTYSATTVGEETTLRGAIWAAKHVKPTLAIVVDVTYATDYEDAFSEEVGDIRVGGGPVLANGSIIHPLLNKTLEQLADQWSIPLQYEAAPGRTGTDGDAIHLRNDGIPLALVSIPIRYMHSGSEVGSLKDVELAIELIARFLLRVEEGLDLSPYKNLL from the coding sequence ATGAACAGAGAATTTTTATACGAAATGATTCAAACACCCTCTCCATCAGGAGCAGAATATGAATTACAAAAAAAGGTGATTCGCTACATGAAACCTCATGTAGATACGTTTTTAAGTGATGCCACGGGAAATGTGATTAGTGTATTAAATCCAAGCTCACCGTGTAAGGTACTCCTTGCGGGCCATGTGGATGAAATTGGGTTAATGGTAACTAAAATAACGGAAAGTGGAAAACTTCGGGTAGTTAACGTTGGAGGGATTCGCGTTCCCCTTTATTTAGGACAAAAGGTGCGTGTCCTGACGGAATCAGGGGTTGTTCACGGAGTGGTTGGTGTGACACCTTCGTTGCTCGATGATCGTTATTTGCAAGCCGATGACCTTTTTGTCGATATCGGAGCGACCACGAAGGAGGAGGCTTGTCAGTTTGTGAAACCGGGAAGCTACCTCGTTGCAGATACGGATTATCGTGAACTCTTGAATGACTGTATTTGTGGGCGAGCCCTTGATAATCGGTTAGGGGCCTTTATTGTGATTGAAGCACTGCGTCGTGCGAAGGAACTGGGCACGACGGTTGGAACTTATTCGGCAACAACGGTCGGGGAGGAGACGACGTTGCGAGGGGCGATTTGGGCGGCTAAACATGTCAAACCCACACTGGCCATTGTCGTTGATGTGACGTATGCAACAGATTATGAGGATGCCTTTTCTGAGGAAGTCGGAGATATTCGAGTAGGGGGCGGCCCTGTGTTAGCCAATGGCTCGATTATTCATCCTTTATTAAATAAAACGTTAGAACAATTAGCCGATCAGTGGTCCATCCCATTGCAGTATGAGGCTGCCCCGGGTCGAACGGGGACCGATGGGGATGCGATTCATCTTCGAAATGATGGAATTCCATTGGCGCTTGTTTCAATTCCGATTCGTTATATGCATTCTGGAAGTGAAGTTGGATCCTTAAAAGATGTCGAATTAGCGATTGAATTGATCGCTCGCTTCTTATTAAGGGTAGAAGAAGGTCTAGATTTGTCGCCTTACAAAAATCTTCTTTAA
- a CDS encoding alpha/beta fold hydrolase: MLVFDEYGNWENPTLLLLHGAGVLDTFSAQYEAFNDYHLVVPHLSGAGESAHLPYEPKQMVAELIALMDHLSKEKIGVMGHSLGAQLALLLVTTCPERFAFAIFLSAWVNPSAWRVKMYESVAPLGAKWLHLKWAIRLQGTYWHLTQQQIAYMCKYSQHITPAVYRSFFQHTVVLADLLEYDTLSLPMLAICGDQEIRAMKESLRLLAKNPYCQTIILKRAGHDFVMKKATELHPVLRTFISATMQGQEASKGGWSHEATL, from the coding sequence ATGTTAGTCTTTGATGAATACGGAAACTGGGAGAATCCGACGCTATTGTTGTTACATGGCGCTGGCGTTTTGGATACCTTTTCTGCTCAATATGAAGCGTTTAATGATTATCATTTAGTCGTGCCTCATTTATCTGGAGCTGGCGAATCGGCCCATCTTCCATATGAACCGAAGCAAATGGTAGCAGAACTGATTGCGTTAATGGATCATTTATCAAAAGAAAAAATCGGCGTGATGGGGCATTCACTCGGTGCCCAACTGGCGTTGTTACTGGTGACGACGTGTCCCGAACGGTTCGCGTTCGCTATTTTTTTAAGCGCCTGGGTGAATCCAAGCGCCTGGCGTGTAAAGATGTATGAGAGTGTCGCTCCGTTAGGGGCAAAATGGTTACATTTAAAATGGGCCATCCGACTTCAAGGAACGTATTGGCATTTAACACAGCAACAAATCGCCTATATGTGTAAGTATTCTCAACACATCACGCCGGCGGTCTATCGCTCGTTTTTTCAGCATACGGTCGTGTTGGCCGACCTTTTGGAGTATGACACGTTATCATTACCGATGCTTGCCATCTGCGGTGATCAAGAGATCCGTGCGATGAAGGAATCCCTTCGCCTACTGGCGAAAAATCCGTATTGTCAGACGATCATTTTAAAACGAGCGGGACATGATTTTGTCATGAAAAAGGCAACAGAGCTCCATCCAGTGTTACGAACCTTTATCTCTGCCACTATGCAGGGACAGGAGGCATCAAAAGGGGGGTGGTCGCATGAAGCGACTTTATAA
- a CDS encoding MBL fold metallo-hydrolase, protein MRWKLWKVSGLMVSLLVFLSGCQNAVDPVPDEKVEALEPVLEENTVVADSVEPDDVEEVPTQSTEVGKIHFINTGNSDAILIENGGEFAMIDTGDTDDDATVGAYLRQQGVTRLSYLILTHYHADHIGGADTVLRDFEVETTLVPNGDANTNVYREYIEALSMKGLKPSVPLEGATFHLGEATLTLYNTSGGHSNENNNSLVVLYEHGDDRALFTGDAEAEIEQTLEVGTVELLKVGHHGSKTSSSSSFINQLRPKYAVILTGQPNQYGHPHEETLQLFASKGILVYRTDEQGHLVFQSTGHGFETALSPGSYTPGQGRLTPETNPSNSQPPQYKDDNPNGIYDQEPTGQRESYQNCTKLREVHPDGVPKGHPAYESKHDRDKDGWACER, encoded by the coding sequence ATGCGATGGAAGTTATGGAAAGTAAGTGGGCTTATGGTGAGCCTCCTTGTCTTTTTGAGCGGATGTCAGAATGCGGTTGATCCAGTGCCTGACGAGAAGGTTGAGGCTTTGGAACCTGTACTTGAGGAAAATACGGTCGTTGCTGATTCAGTAGAACCGGACGATGTTGAGGAGGTGCCCACGCAATCAACGGAAGTGGGGAAAATCCATTTTATCAATACGGGCAATTCAGATGCTATTTTAATTGAGAATGGCGGCGAATTTGCGATGATTGATACGGGGGATACGGATGATGATGCAACGGTGGGTGCTTATTTGAGACAGCAGGGTGTGACGCGATTGTCTTATTTAATTTTAACGCATTACCATGCGGACCATATTGGGGGAGCTGATACGGTGTTAAGGGATTTTGAGGTTGAGACGACGCTTGTTCCAAATGGTGATGCGAATACGAACGTTTATCGGGAGTATATTGAGGCACTTTCGATGAAGGGATTGAAGCCAAGTGTCCCGCTAGAAGGGGCAACCTTTCATTTAGGGGAGGCCACGCTGACGTTGTATAATACGTCAGGGGGGCACAGCAATGAAAATAATAATTCGTTAGTTGTTTTATACGAACATGGCGACGATCGGGCGTTGTTTACCGGGGATGCAGAAGCTGAAATTGAGCAGACGTTAGAGGTTGGCACAGTCGAATTGTTAAAAGTGGGCCATCACGGATCTAAAACGAGTTCAAGTTCTTCTTTTATTAATCAGCTTCGGCCGAAATATGCGGTTATTTTGACGGGGCAACCCAATCAATATGGTCATCCACATGAAGAAACATTACAATTATTTGCCTCAAAAGGAATTTTGGTTTATCGGACAGATGAACAAGGGCATCTCGTTTTTCAATCGACCGGACATGGGTTTGAAACGGCGCTCAGCCCGGGATCTTACACGCCAGGTCAAGGGCGTTTAACACCAGAGACGAACCCCTCGAATTCGCAGCCCCCTCAATATAAAGATGATAATCCCAATGGAATTTATGACCAAGAGCCAACAGGGCAACGGGAATCGTATCAAAATTGTACGAAGTTAAGAGAGGTTCATCCCGACGGCGTTCCAAAAGGGCATCCGGCGTATGAGTCGAAGCATGATCGCGATAAAGATGGCTGGGCGTGTGAGCGATAA